From one Lycorma delicatula isolate Av1 chromosome 2, ASM4794821v1, whole genome shotgun sequence genomic stretch:
- the LOC142319909 gene encoding UNC93-like protein MFSD11: MLEELTVIAEMCKLLKMFEEITVEICSQKSVTISKICLLARAMTRRILKNRLKSSTQNCEIVKKTVISSINDDNKYFEVDGYNILALDYITYAVSLWLGPSAINIIGLRTCMTAGSFIYTLFFSSVLVEKAWAMYAFTAVGGTGVSLLWSAEGKYLASNSSPEVFSRNVGIFWTFYCSSSIIGNLYSFYILQGKKYLDRGSRHLIAYSLTAIGGVATLFFALLPPAEKNETEDKKLLKVSPLKELKSTWEVFKTKEMIILAVTFCYTGLHQAFCTGIYSPSIGFTLQFGNRSKQLVPLSGVFLGLGQVIGSCWQIVQGKRFSKLRWGRRIVLTTGIVAQLISFALICINIPPSAVFGNTTESAIIKSNIFIAIFCSVLLGIGDGCLNTQNYSILAILFPNEAVQSCALYNFSKSVSVAVGFFLATFFNLYYQLLFLAVMAIFALLSYIYVDMRTFKKCDDQNNISTP, encoded by the exons atgttggaGGAGTTGACAGTTATAGCTGAAATgtgcaaattattgaaaatgtttgaagaGATAACTGTTGAAATATGTTCTCAAAAGAGTGTtactatttcaaaaatttgtttactggCGCGAGCGATGACAAGACGTATACTTAAAAATCGTCTTAAATCTTCTACTCAAAACTGTGAAATCGTTAAA AAAACGGTTATCTCCAGTATAAATGATGATAATAAGTACTTTGAAGTTGATGGTTATAATATACTAGCATTAGATTACATAACATATGCTGTAAGTTTGTGGCTAGGACCATCTGCGATAAACATAATTGGTCTTCGCACTTGCATGACGGCTGGTTCTTTCATATACAC attatttttttcatcagttcTTGTTGAGAAGGCATGGGCAATGTATGCATTCACAGCTGTTGGAGGAACTGGTGTTTCTTTACTATGGTCTGCAGAAGGAAAATACCTTGCATCAAATTCATCTCCAGAAGTGTTTAGTCGAAATGTTGGAATATTTTGGACATTTTATTGTTCAtc GTCAATTATaggtaatttatattcattttatatattacaaggTAAGAAGTATTTGGATCGAGGAAGTAGACATTTAATTGCCTATTCACTCACTGCAATCGGAGGAGTTGCTACATTATTTTTTGCACTTTTACCTCCagcagaaaaaaatgaaacagaagataaaaaattactaaaagtaagTCCACTAAAAGAACTTAAAAGTACATGGGAAGTGTTCAAAACCAAAGAGATGATTATACTGGCTGTAACATTTTGTTATACAG GTTTACATCAAGCATTTTGTACAGGTATTTACAGTCCAAGCATTGGATTTACACTTCAGTTTGGGAATAGATCAAAACAACTGGTACCGTTATCTGGTGTCTTTCTTGGTTTAGGACAAGTGATTG gtAGTTGCTGGCAAATTGTGCAAGGGAAAAGATTTAGCAAACTTCGATGGGGACGAAGAATAGTTTTAACAACAGGTATAGTGGCTCAGCTCATCTCTTTTGCACTCATTTGTATTAATATTCCTCCATCTGCTGTTTTTGGGAATACTACTGAAAGTGCAATAATAAAAAGCAA TATATTTATAGCTATATTCTGCAGTGTACTGCTTGGTATTGGTGATGGATGCTTGAATACCCAAAATTATTCAATACTTGCTATATTATTTCCTAATGAGGCTGTACAATCATGTGCTCTGTATAACTTCTCAAAG agtgTTTCTGTTGCAGTTGGGTTTTTTCTGGCAaccttctttaatttatattatcaactCCTTTTCCTGGCGGTAATGGCAATATTTGCCCtactttcatatatttatgtagatatgcgtacttttaaaaaatgtgatgatCAGAACAACATATCAACACCATAA